One window from the genome of Elaeis guineensis isolate ETL-2024a chromosome 5, EG11, whole genome shotgun sequence encodes:
- the LOC105046350 gene encoding uracil phosphoribosyltransferase: MASTTRTPLPRPPDTPPDFSPLHFRRYARSPAILSVPSFIKPFPKISIGRRRSSCLIAGSRMAMGENAVADERMLVMVPPHPLIKHWISVLRNEQTPCAIFKSAMAELGRLLTYEASRDWLPTITGEIQSPVGPAVVEFIDPREPVVIIPILRAGLALAEHAPSVLPATITYHLGMHRDEETLQPSVYLNKLPDKFPEGSRVLVVDPMLATGGTIVAAIDLLKDRGVDSKQIKVISAVAAPPALQKLSKKFPGLRVYAGIIDPVVNEKGFIVPGLGDAGDRSFGT, translated from the exons ATGGCCTCCACCACTCGGACTCCGCTACCGCGCCCACCCGATACGCCACCGGATTTTTCGCCGTTACATTTCCGCCGATACGCACGAAGTCCCGCCATCCTCTCCGTTCCCTCGTTTATAAAACCCTTCCCAAAG ATTTCGATTGGGAGGCGTCGCTCGAGCTGCTTGATCGCGGGATCCCGCATGGCGATGGGGGAGAATGCCGTCGCGGATGAGAGGATGCTG GTGATGGTTCCACCACATCCATTGATCAAGCACTGGATCTCTGTTCTCAGAAACGAGCAGACCCCGTGTGCCATCTTCA AGAGTGCCATGGCAGAACTTGGGAGGTTACTCACATATGAAGCTTCAAGAGATTGGTTG CCTACAATCACGGGAGAGATCCAGTCACCAGTTGGTCCTGCTGTTGTTGAATTTATCGATCCACGTGAGCCCGTGGtg ATCATTCCTATCTTGAGAGCTGGTCTTGCGCTAGCGGAGCATGCTCCATCAGTTTTGCCAGCCACAATAACTTACCACCTGG GCATGCATAGGGATGAGGAAACGCTACAGCCATCTGTATATCTGAACAA GTTACCTGATAAGTTTCCAGAGGGATCTCGGGTACTTGTTGTGGACCCTATGCTTGCGACTG GTGGCACCATAGTTGCAGCTATTGACTTGCTGAAGGATCGTGGAGTCGACAGCAAGCAGATAAAAGTT ATATCTGCTGTTGCTGCCCCTCCAGCATTGCAGAAGCTCAGCAAAAAATTCCCAGG GCTTCGTGTATATGCAGGAATAATAGATCCAGTGGTGAATGAGAAAGG GTTCATTGTCCCGGGGTTGGGAGATGCTGGAGACCGCAGCTTCGGTACCTGA
- the LOC105046351 gene encoding uncharacterized protein, with protein sequence MEEGYTSLPTSHLLGSVPAAVAEESTKGAASESSSANLQIFPPANGGYQAPGSPYGGDDQAANSWRGVCSISSYTPYFNVDTDIVVGRFISSVYPMNDFTGKIDVNPDLYGPIWISTTLVFMLAALGNCATYLMRKRNEPDTMWTFDVTYVNWAACIIYGYALAVPVAFYFLLRYFGCNASLIRLWCMWGYSLFIFVPSSLLLIAPVEIFRWIIIILAGAASSWFVALNLKSYIEGSDLMVLIVSALLLQFVLALFIKIFFFV encoded by the exons ATGGAAGAAGGTTACACCAGCCTCCCTACCAGTCACTTGCTCGGCTCCGTTCCA GCTGCGGTTGCTGAAGAAAGCACAAAAGGCGCTGCCAGTGAAT CCTCATCTGCCAATTTGCAAATCTTTCCACCTGCTAATGGAGGCTATCAAGCCCCGGGGAGTCCATATG GTGGAGATGATCAAGCTGCAAACAGTTGGAGAGGAGTATGTAGTATTTCATCATACACCCCATATTTCAACGTTGATACTGATATTGTGGTGGGTAGATTTATTAGTTCAGTGTATCCCATGAATGATTTTACAGGGAAGATCGATGTCAATCCTGATCT GTATGGCCCCATTTGGATCTCCACTACATTGGTATTCATGCTTGCTGCCCTTGGAAACTGTGCAACATATCTTATGCGCAAAAGAAATGAACCAGATACTATGTGGACCTTTGATGTCACTTATGTAAATTGGGCAGCATGTATCATATATGGTTACGCACTTGCTGTGCCAGTTGCATTTTACTTCTTGCTTCGGTACTTTGGATGTAATGCAAGTCTCATACGTCTTTGGTGTATGTGGGGTTACTCACTGTTCATCTTTGTACCAAGTTCT TTGTTGTTGATAGCTCCTGTTGAGATTTTCCGATGGATCATCATAATTCTTGCTGGTGCTGCATCATCTTGGTTCGTTGCGCTAAACTTAAAGTCTTACATAGAGGGGAGTGATCTGATGGTTTTAATTGTTAGCGCCTTGTTGTTGCAATTTGTGCTTGcacttttcatcaaaattttcttctttGTGTGA